A stretch of DNA from Chthonomonadales bacterium:
GATCGACAGGTCCCGCTCCTGGGCGTCGACGTGTGGGAGCACGCCTACTACCTGAAGTACCAGAACCGCCGCGCGGACTACCTGAAGGCGTGGTGGAACGTGGTCAACTGGGACGAGGTGGCCCGACGCTTCGCCGCGAAGTAGCGGCGCCACGCACCGCGATCCGCTCCGGGGCGGGGCCGCGCGGCCCCGCCCCGGCTGCGCCTGACGCGCTCAGCGGGCCGTGGGCTCGGCCGCGAACACGTCGCGAATTGCCTCCAGAAAGCCCGGGCCCCACTGCGTGCTCGGCTCCACGTAGCTGCCCTCCAGCCACTCGTTGAACGCCTCGACCGACACGAAGCGCCGCAGGCCGGCCGCCCGGATCTGCTCCCGAGCGCGCAGCAGCATCTCCCGGTACCCGTCCGGCGTGGCGGCGCTCACCACGTAGTTGTCGGGGCGCAGCGTCGGCTCCCAGTTCTGCATCGGCATGGTCGCCAGAAGGTAGTCACGGCCGAACTCCCTGGCCAGCCGCGCCCAGGTGGCCTGCTGCCCGCCGATGCTCTGCGTGCCCCAATCCTCCACGTGATCGCGCAGCAGTCGCTCGCCGGCCCGCCGCGTCTCCAGGTGGGAGCCGCCCCCGCCCAGGTAGTTGTAGCCCATCACTCCGTCGATGCCGAGAGAGCGCGCGTGCTCCCGACTGCCCGCGCCGTTGACGGCCGCGACGTAGACGCCGGGAAGGCCGCGCGCGCGGGCGTAGACGCGCATCTCCTCCAGCACGGCGCGCGCCGCGTCCTCGCCCCCAGCGCCACGCACTAGGTCGTCCACCGACCAGACCGGAAGCAGCGGCTTGTCGTCGACGCGGTAGTAGTTGGGTTGCGAGAAGAACTGATCGACGATGTAGTGCGTCAGGCCCTTGCCGATGGCGTTCATCGGCGCGTGGTTGGTCCACATCGTCGCGAACGCGATCTTGCCGGCGAACCGGTTCGTGGCGACCGGCGGACCGCCCAGCCTCGCCTTGCCAAGAAACCCGTTCTCCAGCGCACGGTTCCCGAAGAAGCCGGCGTCGAAGGCGCCGTCGGCGGCGACCTGAGGATACCAGTCCCACAGCATCAGGTTCACGCCGTGCTCGCGCATCCAGTGCACATGCCAGTCAACGACTCGCGGGTTGCTCGAGCGGTAGAACTGGATGCCATTGAAGCGCATCTCGGCGTCGGCCGAGTCGTAGAGCAGCGGGATGCGCCACGGGGAACGCTCCGCCACCTGCTTCCAGCCGTCCCACGTGTACTCCGGCTCCCAAGCCGCGAAGTACCACATTCCGACGGTGTACTCGGTGGCCGCCGCGTGCGTTTGCGGCGGCGCGTGCGAGGCCACGTCGATCCGCGCGGGGGCGACCGGAACGCGGAACTCGCCGCGCCAGAGCGCGGTCTGCACCGCCAGGCCGGTGGGCGCATCGTTCAGCTTCGGCGCCTCCAGGGCGGCCGACGAGCGCAGGGCGTGCAGCGTGAGCCTGCCGGGCGACGGCGACGCCAGACCGAGCTCCACCAGGCCGATCGCGCCCGAGTCGCGCGGATCCAGGCGGACGCAATAGACGCCACGCCCCCCGGACCGCACGCGTACGCGCACGGAGCGCGTCGCGCCGCCCTCGGCCGGCGTGAGCTCCACCAGGCAGGCGGCCTCGCCGGTTGCCGCGGAGGCAGCGGCCGGGACCGTCACGTCGAGCGTCAGGTAGGGACGCTCGGCCGACACGAGGCGAATTGGCGGACCGACCAGCCGCGCGCCAGGTCGGGTCGTGTCGAGCGTGATGCCGTCGGGCGCGCTCACGGGCGCGTCGCCGTCCCCGGTCGCCCACCCATGCGGGCGGCCGCCATCGAACCGGAAGGCGAGCGCAACGGGAGGCGCGGCGGGCGGCCGCAGAAGCCGGACCGAGCGGATCGAGCAGCGCACGGAGCCATCGTCCGGCGGGTCGAAGCGAAGGTTCAACAGCGTCTGGCCGGCCTTCCAACGCGGGCGCACGCGCAGCACCTGCAGCCCCGGGCGCTCCTCGATCGGCACGCCGCAGGAGAGGTCGGGGCTGTATCCGCCGTAAGGCCCCTCCGTCGTGGTGCGCCAGAACCACTGCGCCAGGCCGGCGCCGGAGGCCGTGAGACGAACCTCCAGCATGTCCAGCGGCCCGGTAACGATCCCGACCCGCGGGCTCACGATCTGCGGGTCGCGCCCGGTGGGCCGCACGGCCAGCGCGCCGCCGACCGCGTGTAGCGGCCTGGTTCTGACGGACTGCCAGCCGCCCGCCCCGCGAGCGAAGTCCCACTCCCAGGCAGCGCGCGAAGCCGCTCCGTCGCGCGCGCCGGCCGCCGCCAGTGCCAGGGCCACCACCCACGCTGCCGCCGTTTCCAAGGGGGTCCTCCTTGCGCCTTCGGGGACCGGCGCGCCAGGACACAGACGTACATCTACTTGACGGGACTCAGGGCACATCCCTATAGTGCGAGTGACAGTGCAAGGCTCCGTGTTCGCCTCTCCTCACGCGGCGCAAGGAGGGCAAGATGGCGGAATCGACCTGTCCCCGCTGCGGCGACGCGCTCGCCTCGCGCGTGTTCGGCGCCGTGGAGTTAGATGGGTGCCCGCGGTGCGGAGGCATCTGGTTCGACCGCGACGAGCTCAACCAGGTTACGCGCGACCCGGAGATCGGGCTGATCGAGGTGGAGCGCGCCTTCAAGCGCGTCCTCGCGCGGTCGGCCTGCCACGGTCCCATGGACTGTCCACGCTGCCGCTCGCGCCTCGTGCCCTACACCTTTCCCCACACGCCGGACATCCCCGTATCCATCTGCCTCGCCTGCAAGGGTGTCTGGCTCGACGACGGCGAGGTCGAGCAGCTCGCCGAACGCATCCACGCCCATCGCCGGAACCGGGCGCACGCGCGCGCGCCCCTGACGGGCGAGGAGTCGCACCGCCATCGCGCGAGCAGCGCCATCGGGTTCCTTCTGTCCGTCGCCTGCCCAGCGTGCGGCGCCACCAGCACCGCCTCGGCACTCACCTGCGGCATCTGCGGCGCGCCGATCGCCTCGCGCGATGCGCCGCGCCTGTGCCCGCGCTGTGACTGCCCGCTGACGGGGATCGACCTGATGGGCATCAAGCTCGAAGCGTGCGGCGCCTGCCGCGGCGGTTGGCTAGAGGAGGGCCGCCTGCCAGTCTTCCTCCAGCTAACGACCGACGAGTGCGCCGCCCTTCTTGCCGCGCTTCGAGCGGTCGAGGAGGAGGACCCCGTGGGCCGCCCACCCGCGGGCCAGCCCCGCTGCCCGGCCTGCCACCACGAGCTTCAGGCCCACGCGTTCGGCGCGCAGACGATCGTGGATGTGCATATCTGCGTCCACTGCCGCGGCACCTGGCATGACGCCGGCAAGCTGAAGGCCGCGCACGAGCTCGTGCAGCGCGAGGGGTTCCTCTCGATGCACGGCGGCGAGAGCGATCTCTGGAGCCGCGGCTGAGCCTTCTTTGACCCGTTCGCTCCGGGCCGCCGCCAACTCCTTCCGCCCTGCCCCGACAGGCTGTAGAATAGAGGGAACCGCGCGCCCTCGCCGGCGCCGCCACAGCCGTCCCGGAGGGAACCGTGCTGCACCTCGTCGCCTTGCTCGGCCTCGCCATCCCCGCCGCCGCGCCCCCCGCCGACACGGCGCCCGCGCTGCGCGAGGTCCGTACCGCCGCGCAACTCGTCGCGGCCGCCGCGCGCGTCGGGCGGCTCGGCGGAACGCTGCGCCTGGCGCCCGGGGAGTACCGCATCGACCGCCCACTGCGGTTTCGCGGGCGCAACCACGTGAACATCGTGGGTAGCGGATGGAACACGACGATTCGGAGGGCCGGCAGGGGAGACGCTCTGGTCTTTGAGGACTGCGGGTTCTGCGCGGTGCGCGACCTGATGGTGGTGGGAGGAGAGGGCGCAGGATCCGGCATCGTCTTTCGCGGCACCCACTCTAGCTCAAACACCGTCGACACCTGCCGTATTGCCGAGTTTGGAGAGAGCGGCATCCGCTTCGAAGGAGACCCGAAGAGCCCGCTGTCGTCGAACACGGTGAGCCGCTGCCATCTGATCGGAAACCGCGGCGACCAGCTCTACAGCCGCTGCAACAACGACTTCTTCATCCTCCAGAACCAGTTCGGCACGCATGGCGCCTTCCCCCGCACGGGATGCCTCCTCGATCGCTCGGCCGCCGGCACGTACTCGCTCAACTACCACTGGGGGAACGTGGTGGCATTGCGGATGGGCGCCGGCTGCCACTTCATCCGCGTCGAGAACAACCGCTTCGAGAACGCCCGTCGCGAGGCCGTCATCCTCGGCGGACCGAACCCTTACGCGTGCATGTTGACCATCTTCACTGGCAACACGGTGCACACGAGCTCCGAGGAGGCGTCCGGCCGCTACCCGGCCATCGTGGCGACGAACGTGACGGACATGACCTTCACCTCCAACCAGGTGTTCAGTTGGGACGCGGCCCACGCCAGACACCGCTCGAGTCTGGTGATCGGCTCGGGATGCCGCAACTGGATCGTGAAGGACTGCGTCTTCCGCCACAACACGGGAAGGTCGCTCGTGTACGAGGAGGACGCGGGGCACATCGTCAAGGACAACCTGGCCGATTGAGGCCGTGGTCGCGTCGCGGCGCCGCGCGTCAGCGGACCGGGCGCGGTTCCATCAGCTCGATCGTCTCGCGGTTCGTCAGAACCCACAGCCCGTAGACGCCGACCGCCGTGCCGAACGGGAAGTTCAGCAGGTAGAGGATGGAGACGAGGATCCCCAGGACTCGCGCCCAGGGTGCGTACTGCAGGAGCCCGACGCCGGCGATCAGGCCCGGCAGCCCCACGATCGCCACGGCAACCAGCAGGAGGCCGGCCAGGAACGCGTACGGGCCAAGATTGGTCGCCGCGCCCGTGCCGGCCGAGCTCGAAGCGAAGAGCCCCAGCCCTCCGAAGGCGAAGACTGCCAGAAGCCCGAGCAGCAACCCGGCCCCGTCGAGCACGATGTGCAGCCATGCCAGGACCGTCACGTGCGATCGCATCGATTCTCCCTCTCACCCATCGTGTCGCGGGAATGGTCTCCCCAACACATCGACGACGCGCGGGCCTCGCCGGCTACGCGAGTGAGCCTCGCGCCGCCTCAGAGCACCTCGTCGCCGCGCTCGTCGGTGCGGATGCGGACAGCCTCCTCCATCGGCATCACGAAGATCTTGCCGTCGCCCTGCTCGCCCGTGTGCGCGTGCAGGAGCACTGCCTCGATCACTTTCTCGACCTCCGCGTCGCGCACGACCATCTCGATCTTAACTTTGGTCGGAAGGTCGATGGCGTACTCCACTCCGCGGTAGCTCTCCCGGTGCCCTCGCTGGCGCCCCGCGCCCCGCACGTCGCTCACCGTCATGCCCGTGACGCCGATCTCCCCCAGCGCGATCTTCACCTCGTCGAGCTTCATCGGACGGACAATGCACTCCACGCGCTTCACGTGCTTCGCCTCCCCGCAAGCCGCTCCCCCGGCTCTCGAAGTATAGCACGTTGCGCCGGCCGGAAGCCGTGGCCGGCGCAACGGCGTTGCGGGCGCATCCTGCCCACGAGCTCGCGAGCAGTTGGCCGACATCGGCTGAGCGCGGCGCGCGTCGTCGCCGGCCCGCGCAGGCCGTCAGAACAGGGCGCGCCACGCGGGAGGCGCATGCGACGGCCCCACGTCGGGCGCCAGCACGGCGAGGGCCTGGCCGGGGCCTTCGCTCGCCGCGAGCGCGCTCGTCCATGCCCGGTAGGCTGCGGCGGGGTCCATTCGCGCCAGAGCGGCCCGCGCGTCCTCCACGCGTGCGCGCAGGTCCTCCGGCAGCAGGCGCTCCTCGGCCTGCGAGAGGCAGCGCGCGATGTCGATGGCGGGGAACAGCCGCGCCTCGGCCAGGGGAGTGGAGAGCGCCACCCGCCAGCCAGCCAGGTGCAGCACGTGCTCCGCCAACCGCAGGTGGGGATGCAGCTCGCCCTCTTCCTCGGCCTCAGCGTCCACCTCGCGCGCCCACACGGTGCCCACCAGCGTCAGCGATCCTCCGGGCCCGCGCCCGCCTAGCATCTCGCCGCTGAAGCTGCCCGACTGCTGCAGCCATTCGCGCACGCGAAGGCGCGCCACGGACCGGTCGGCCTCGCGCTGCGCGTCGGCCTCCTCACTCTCCAGCATGGCGGCCCACAGAGCCGTGAGCGAGTCGACGGCCAGCAGCACGTCGCGGCCCAACTCCGTCTGGCGCATCGCGCAGGCGAGCGCCAGGTCCGCGAAGCGCAGGGACTCCTCGGCGCTCGCGCCGGGGCAGGCGATCACCTCGGCGCAGGGGAAACGCCGTCGCCACTCGGTGGCCTCCTCGCCCCGCGCGCGCATCAGCAGGACGATGGGCAACACGTCCGGCGCGGCGCGTGCAACTCCGTCGACGACCGCGAGGAGCGTGCGGGTGAGGCCGGCGCCGTGTCCGCCCAGGATGAGACCGGCATAGCCGAGGGCAAAGGGGGCGGCGAAGTCGAGGGTGCGGCCGGTCCAATCGTCCGGGCCGCGGGCGAGGCTTACGCGCCGCTCGGGAGGCGTGCGCTCCCAGGCGCTGCGCCGTCGCGGCTGGGGACGCTCCAGCGCCTCCGCCTCCGGCAGGCCGTTCACCCGGTCGGCGCGTACCAGGCGCTCCGTGGGGCCGATATGGGTGGCGAGCCAGGCGGGAACGCAGCCGCCGCGAAAGGCGGCCGGCTCATCGAGTTGCTCGTCGTCGACGGGCTCCGGGCCGGCGCACTCCCGCGCGAAGGCGATCGGCTCGGTGGGTCCGGCCACCACATCCCCGGACGCCAGGCGCAGGGCGTCGGCCAGGCCCCGGTCGACCTCGATCTCCGTGGCGCGGCCGCCCGTGCGCGAGGGCCGGTAGATGCGCACCACGCCGTCGTCGCGGCGCGCGACGATCCCGTGGCGGGCAAGGCCGAGCCGAGGCGCCTCCGGAGTCAACGAGCCGCCGCGCGCCGCGACCGCGCGCGCTCCGGAGCGCCATATGCCACCATAGGATAGGGCGCCGCCACGCGCGTCCCCACAAACCCACCGAGGAGGTATTCCATGGGTACCCCGGATCCCCGTCCGGCTCGCCGCTCGTGGGCCGAGCCCTGGAAAGTGAAGGTCGTCGAGCCGATCCGCATGACGACCGCCGCGGAGCGCGAGCGCGCCATCGCGGAGGCCGGCTGGAACACCTTCCTTCTGCGCTCCCGCGATGTCTACATCGACCTGCTCACCGACAGCGGCACCGGCGCCATGAGCGACCGGCAGTGGGCCGGCATGATGCTCGGCGACGAGGCCTATGCTGGAAGCAGCAACTTCTACCACCTCGAGGAGGCCGTCCGCCGCTACTACGGCTACGCCCACGTCGTGCCCACCCACCAGGGCCGCGGCGCCGAGCACATCCTCTCCCGGATCCTCATCAAGCCGGGCGACCGGGTGCCGGGCAACATGTACTTTACCACAACGCGACTCCACCAGGAGCTTGCCGGCGGGGCCTTCGTGGACGTCATCGTCCCGGAGGCGCACGACCCCGCGAGCGAGCACCCGTTCAAGGGGAACGTGGATCTGGGCGCGCTCGAGCGGCTGATCGGCGAGGTCGGCGCCGAGCGGATCCCCTATGTCAGCCTGGCCGCCACCGTGAACATGGCGGGTGGCCAGCCGGTTTCGATGGCGAACGCGCGCGCCCTGCGGGAGTTAACGGCGCGTCACGGCATCCGCGTGATCCTCGACGCCACGCGGGCCGTGGAGAACGCCTACTTCATCCAGCAGCGCGAGCCCGGCTTCGCCGATCGGCCCGTCGCCGATATCCTACGCGAGTTCTGCTCGCACACCGACGGCTGCACGATGAGCGGCAAGAAGGACGCGCTGGTCAACATTGGGGGATGGCTGGCGCTGAACGACCCGGAGCTGCACGAAGAGGCCAGCAACCTGGTGGTCGTCTTCGAGGGGCTGCACACCTACGGCGGCATGGCCGGACGCGACATGGAGGCGATGGCGATCGGCATCGCCGAGTCCGTGGAGGACGACCACATCCGCGCCCGCGTGGGGCAGGTGGAGTACCTGGGCGACAGGCTGACGGCATGGGGCATCCCCGTCGTCCGCCCGATCGGCGGTCACGCCGTCTACCTGGACGCGAGGGCGTTCTACCCGGAGATTCCGCAGGATCACTTCCCCGCGCAGACGCTCGCCGCCGCGCTCTACGTCGATTCCGGCGTGCGCGCGATGGAGCGCGGCATCGTCTCCGCCGGGCGGGACCCGGAGACCGGCGAGCACCACTACCCATCGCTGGAGCTCGTGCGCCTCACCATCCCGCGCCGCGTCTACACACAGGCGCACATGGACGTGACGGCCGAATCCGTTGCGGCCGTCTACGAGGCGCGAGCGAGCGCGCGGGGCCTGCGCATGGTGCACGAGCCGCGCTACCTGCGCTTCTTCCAGGCGCGCTTCGAGCGGCGATAGAGCGGGCGCGCGGGTCCCGCGCGCTCCTTGCGGCCCTCCACACGGGCCCCGTCCGGGGATCCATGGGAGGAGGGTTACCGATCACCCGACGGCATGCGGCGCGCGCCACGCTGCTCACCAGTCCCGCCTGGCTCGTCGTCGCGACCGGCCGCGCCAGCCCGGCGGCTCCCGACACGCCCGCGCGCCAGCCTGGCTACGCCTACCGGCGGGAGCACGACCCGGACGGAACCGGCCATCGCCATGCGGCGCGCGAGATCGCGCAGGTGATGGGCCACGAAGCCGCCGGCTGGCTCGAACGGCCGGAGCGCGGGCAGGAGGAGCGGCCGGGCGACGTCGTGGCCGACCTGGGCGCGGGCACCGTATGAGCGAGGCGCAGACGTGGCGCGAGATGGCGGCTCAGCCGCTCGAGTGGACGGCCGCGCCGGGCGGCCTGCCGCGCCAGCACGCCCTCGTCTTTCGCAGACCGGCGACGCGTGGACGAGCGGCGCACAGGGGCCGGAGTGCACAGAGGCCGGGGTTGGCGCCCGGCGAGCACCATGTTACAATGACGATGCCGACCCGTTCGGCTGGTTGGCGCGCACAAGGAGGGAGGCCGTGAGGCCCCTCTTGTTGGCCCCGTCTGATGCCCGCGCACAGGACCGCGCAGTGCTATCGATATCTGGCGCCACGATGGCCAGCCTCCCGGTCGTCGCTGGTTCGCGTCTTTTGTTCGCCTTCCCGCCCCCCTCCACGCCGCCTGCACATTTGCTTCGAGCAATGGCGTCGCGTGTGCGCGACCTGGCCCGCGGTAGGTCGCCGCCGTTGGGCGCCGCCGTCCGCTACGCGCGGGGCCGAGCCCCCAGTGGCCCAGGCAGCGGCGCTGGGCGGGAACTGGCCGCGAGCACCCCCATGGACTCGGACGTTACCACCGCTCTACCCTCTGCTTCCCCTTGCTGACGCGGCCTGTCGCCAGTGGCCGCAGAGAGGACCCACACGTGCGAACGCTCATGTTGGTCATCATGGTGGTCACGATCTCCACACTCGTCTGCGGGACGGCCCTCGGGACCTCCGAGGTGAGCCCAGCCGCCACGCTCATATCGCCTACAGCCAGCTCCCAGTACAACGGGGTGCCGTACCAACCGGTGCATGTTCATTTCGGCAGCTTTCACTACTACTCGCTCGTGGGCGGCCTGCCCTCGACCACATGCTACCTGGATTACGCGGACGCTTGAAGACGACGACGGCGTCCTCGCTACCGCGAGTGGCACCAAGCCGCTATACACCAACCCGTATGGCGACGGCTTCACGCTCTCGGCGTCCCTCAGCGGCGACCGTTACTACAGACTGCCCGACGGATCCCACAGCAAGACCGCAGCGGCCACCTCCGAGATCACGGGCGTCAGCCCGTACGCACTGCCCGTGGTGAACCCAGATTCGGTGGCGAACCCGTTCCTCGTCTACATCGAGGGGTGAACGCGCCCGCCGGAGCGCCGCCGCACCGGTCGTCGAGGCGCGGCCGTGCTTCGGCGCGAAGCCACCGGAGGAGCCCACATGCACACACGCTCACTCTGCCTCCTGGCCGCCGTCCTGGGGCTCCTCGCGTCGGCGCTCGCGGGCGCACAGGAGGCGCGCTCGCCCGAGCAGCCCTGCATCACCGAGGCGATGCGCCGCGAGGATCCCCGCCTGGAGAAGCCCGTCACCCTCTCCGAGCGCCTGATCGTGGTCGGCGACGCCCTGGTGCGACTGGGAGAGCAGGCCGGCGTCGCTCTCTCCGCCGGCGAGCGCGACGGCGCTGCCGACGTCTCCCTTGCCCTCTTCCGCCGCGACCAGCCCCTTGCGCGCATCCTCAATGGCATCTGGTCACTGCTGAGCTACCGAGGGGCCGCCTGGCGCTGGGAGCGCGCGGGCGGCCCCGGCCGCTGCTCCTACCGCCTGACGCAGCCGCGCGCCGCGCGCGAGCTGGGGCCCAGCCTGACGGCCTGGGTCCAGGCGCGACTGGAGGCGCACGCGCAGCGGCTGCTGGATGCTGCCGATGAGACCGAGACACAGCGGGCGCAGGCGCTGCGCGACGTGTATGGCACCGACGACATGCTCAAGGTCGCCGCGTGCCCCACGGACCGCTTCTGGCTGGGCGTGCGAGCCTTCCGCGACCTGTTGACGCCGGCGGAAAAGGCGAGCCTGCTCCGGCGCGATCAGCTCGTCGTGATCCCGAAGTCGCGTGCCGGCCCGGAGTGGTGCGAGCGCATCACCAGCGCCTGCGGCGATGGGCAGAACCCGCCGAACCAGGTTGCGATGGCGTTCATGCGCGCTCGCGGCGTGTCGGCGCCGCTCGTGGTGGCGCTCTTCCCGGGCATCTACTGCCCACAGGTGTTCGGCGGGGTCCCGCTGAATGAGGCCTGTGCAAGGGAGATAGACGCGCTCTGGCAGCTAGATGGAGACGTTCGCGGCGACGCGGCGATGGCTCGCCCCATCGCCGCGCGCTCGGGCGACCCGGGCCCGTCCTCGACGGCAGAACGCGACGGAGGGCAGTGGATGCTGCGCCGCCTCGGAATGGCGCTGGAAGCGATCGCGGAGGGTGCGCGCGTCCCGGTGCTGGCGCGCCTGCCCGAGGGGGCGAACGCGCGCGATGGCCATGTGCCTGACGTGCGCGGGCGCACACTGCGAGAAGTGGAGCGCGACCTCTGGAGAGAGCCCTGGGTGATGAAGTGGCGCGACAGGGTGCTGCTGATGTCGGCCCGCACCTGGCCGCTCAACGAGGCGCCCGTGCCCCAGTGGCTCGTGCACGAGTTGCGCCGCCACGCCCGCCCCGGCGAGTACCTTCCCTTCGACGATCTGACCACCGCGGCGGACCTCCTCGGTGAATACCAACTCAAGCGGCTTGCCTGGGAGTTCCCCGTGATGGAGCGGGTCGCCTCGGCGCGGCACATCCTGGCGCCTTTCCGCCGCTTCCCGGCGCTCTGGCGGCGCGCGCGGTCGGCGGCGGGCCTGCCGATCACGCCCGAGGTGGCCGCCGCGCTGCGCCCGCTGATGCCCGCCAACGTGATCGAGGTGTTCGACCGCGGCGAGCCGGCGGTGCTGCGCGTTGGGCTGCTGGGCGGCCCGAAGCCCGAGGAGCCGGCCCGGCGGCTCACTTTCGAGCTGCGCGCACTGGACGGCCGCTTCCTCGTGGGCCACTACTTCGAGGATCGCTGCCAGCCGCTGCCCGAGGAGAAGCC
This window harbors:
- a CDS encoding right-handed parallel beta-helix repeat-containing protein produces the protein MLHLVALLGLAIPAAAPPADTAPALREVRTAAQLVAAAARVGRLGGTLRLAPGEYRIDRPLRFRGRNHVNIVGSGWNTTIRRAGRGDALVFEDCGFCAVRDLMVVGGEGAGSGIVFRGTHSSSNTVDTCRIAEFGESGIRFEGDPKSPLSSNTVSRCHLIGNRGDQLYSRCNNDFFILQNQFGTHGAFPRTGCLLDRSAAGTYSLNYHWGNVVALRMGAGCHFIRVENNRFENARREAVILGGPNPYACMLTIFTGNTVHTSSEEASGRYPAIVATNVTDMTFTSNQVFSWDAAHARHRSSLVIGSGCRNWIVKDCVFRHNTGRSLVYEEDAGHIVKDNLAD
- a CDS encoding zf-TFIIB domain-containing protein, coding for MAESTCPRCGDALASRVFGAVELDGCPRCGGIWFDRDELNQVTRDPEIGLIEVERAFKRVLARSACHGPMDCPRCRSRLVPYTFPHTPDIPVSICLACKGVWLDDGEVEQLAERIHAHRRNRAHARAPLTGEESHRHRASSAIGFLLSVACPACGATSTASALTCGICGAPIASRDAPRLCPRCDCPLTGIDLMGIKLEACGACRGGWLEEGRLPVFLQLTTDECAALLAALRAVEEEDPVGRPPAGQPRCPACHHELQAHAFGAQTIVDVHICVHCRGTWHDAGKLKAAHELVQREGFLSMHGGESDLWSRG
- a CDS encoding tyrosine phenol-lyase translates to MGTPDPRPARRSWAEPWKVKVVEPIRMTTAAERERAIAEAGWNTFLLRSRDVYIDLLTDSGTGAMSDRQWAGMMLGDEAYAGSSNFYHLEEAVRRYYGYAHVVPTHQGRGAEHILSRILIKPGDRVPGNMYFTTTRLHQELAGGAFVDVIVPEAHDPASEHPFKGNVDLGALERLIGEVGAERIPYVSLAATVNMAGGQPVSMANARALRELTARHGIRVILDATRAVENAYFIQQREPGFADRPVADILREFCSHTDGCTMSGKKDALVNIGGWLALNDPELHEEASNLVVVFEGLHTYGGMAGRDMEAMAIGIAESVEDDHIRARVGQVEYLGDRLTAWGIPVVRPIGGHAVYLDARAFYPEIPQDHFPAQTLAAALYVDSGVRAMERGIVSAGRDPETGEHHYPSLELVRLTIPRRVYTQAHMDVTAESVAAVYEARASARGLRMVHEPRYLRFFQARFERR
- a CDS encoding glycoside hydrolase family 99-like domain-containing protein, which produces METAAAWVVALALAAAGARDGAASRAAWEWDFARGAGGWQSVRTRPLHAVGGALAVRPTGRDPQIVSPRVGIVTGPLDMLEVRLTASGAGLAQWFWRTTTEGPYGGYSPDLSCGVPIEERPGLQVLRVRPRWKAGQTLLNLRFDPPDDGSVRCSIRSVRLLRPPAAPPVALAFRFDGGRPHGWATGDGDAPVSAPDGITLDTTRPGARLVGPPIRLVSAERPYLTLDVTVPAAASAATGEAACLVELTPAEGGATRSVRVRVRSGGRGVYCVRLDPRDSGAIGLVELGLASPSPGRLTLHALRSSAALEAPKLNDAPTGLAVQTALWRGEFRVPVAPARIDVASHAPPQTHAAATEYTVGMWYFAAWEPEYTWDGWKQVAERSPWRIPLLYDSADAEMRFNGIQFYRSSNPRVVDWHVHWMREHGVNLMLWDWYPQVAADGAFDAGFFGNRALENGFLGKARLGGPPVATNRFAGKIAFATMWTNHAPMNAIGKGLTHYIVDQFFSQPNYYRVDDKPLLPVWSVDDLVRGAGGEDAARAVLEEMRVYARARGLPGVYVAAVNGAGSREHARSLGIDGVMGYNYLGGGGSHLETRRAGERLLRDHVEDWGTQSIGGQQATWARLAREFGRDYLLATMPMQNWEPTLRPDNYVVSAATPDGYREMLLRAREQIRAAGLRRFVSVEAFNEWLEGSYVEPSTQWGPGFLEAIRDVFAAEPTAR
- a CDS encoding P-II family nitrogen regulator, with the protein product MKRVECIVRPMKLDEVKIALGEIGVTGMTVSDVRGAGRQRGHRESYRGVEYAIDLPTKVKIEMVVRDAEVEKVIEAVLLHAHTGEQGDGKIFVMPMEEAVRIRTDERGDEVL